A genomic stretch from Microcebus murinus isolate Inina chromosome 19, M.murinus_Inina_mat1.0, whole genome shotgun sequence includes:
- the MAZ gene encoding myc-associated zinc finger protein isoform X2: MDPSNWSSFIFQGHAQNPLQVGAELQSRFFASQGCAQSPFQAAPAPPPTPQAPAAEPLQVDLLPVLAAAQESAAAAAAAAAAAAAVAAAPPTPAAASTVDTAALKQPPAPPPPPPPVSAPTAEAAPPASAATIAAAAATAVVAPTSTVAVAPVASALEKKTKSKGPYICALCAKEFKNGYNLRRHEAIHTGAKAGRVPSGAMKMPTMVPLSLLSVPQLSGAGGGGGEAGAGGGAAAVAAGGVVTTTASGKRIRKNHACEMCGKAFRDVYHLNRHKLSHSDEKPYQCPVCQQRFKRKDRMSYHVRSHDGAVHKPYNCSHCGKSFSRPDHLNSHVRQVHSTERPFKCEKCEAAFATKDRLRAHTVRHEEKVPCHVCGKMLSSAYISDHMKVHSQGPHHVCELCNKGTGEVCPMAAAAAAAAAAAAAAAAAAVAAPPTAVGSLSGAEGVPVSSQPLPSQPCSSPGLFFSSLFPTTEALALAMSSCSCVPCMFPTLRPLLLRGPHYNKF, encoded by the exons atGGATCCCAGCAACTGGAGCAGCTTCATCTTCCAG GGTCACGCCCAGAACCCCCTGCAGGTCGGGGCTGAGCTCCAGTCCCGCTTCTTTGCCTCCCAGGGCTGCGCCCAGAGTCCATTCCAG GCCGCGCCGGCGCCCCCACCCACGCCCCAGGCCCCGGCGGCCGAGCCCCTCCAGGTGGACTTGCTCCCGGTTCTCGCTGCCGCCCAGGAGTCCGCCGCGGCAGCTGcggctgctgccgccgccgcggccgccgtcGCTGCTGCGCCCCCGACCCCAGCCGCCGCCTCCACAGTGGACACAGCGGCCCTGAAGCAGCCGCCGGCGCCCCCTCCGCCACCCCCGCCCGTGTCGGCTCCCACTGCCGAGGCCGCGCCCCCCGCCTCTGCTGCCACCATAGCCGCAGCGGCCGCCACCGCCGTCGTAGCCCCAACCTCGACGGTCGCCGTGGCCCCTGTCGCGTCTGCCTTGGAGAAGAAGACAAAGAGTAAGGGGCCCTACATCTGTGCTCTGTGCGCCAAGGAGTTCAAGAACGGCTACAATCTCCGGAGGCACGAAGCCATCCACACAGGAGCCAAGGCCGGCCGGGTCCCCTCGGGTGCTATGAAGATGCCCACTATGGTGCCCCTGAGCCTCCTGAGTGTGCCCCAGCTGAGCGgggccggcgggggagggggagaggctgGTGCCGGCGGCGGCGCGGCCGCAGTGGCAGCCGGTGGCGTGGTGACCACGACCGCCTCGGGAAAGCGCATCCGGAAGAACCACGCCTGCGAGATGTGCGGCAAGGCCTTCCGCGACGTCTACCACCTGAACCGACACAAGCTGTCGCACTCGGACGAGAAGCCCTACCAGTGCCCCGTGTGCCAGCAGCGCTTCAAGCGCAAGGACCGCATGAGCTACCACGTGCGCTCACATGACGGCGCTGTGCACAAGCCCTACAACTGCTCCCACTGTGGCAAGAGCTTCTCCCG GCCGGATCACCTCAACAGTCACGTCAGACAAGTGCACTCAACAGAACGGCCCTTCAAATGTGAG aaaTGTGAGGCAGCTTTTGCTACGAAGGATCGACTCCGGGCGCACACAGTACGACACGAGGAGAAGGTGCCATGTCATGTGTGTGGCAAGATGCTGAGCTCGGCTTATATTTCGGACCACATGAAGGTGCACAGCCAGGGCCCTCACCATGTCTGTGAGCTCTGCAACAAAG GTACTGGTGAAGTTTGTCcaatggcagcagcagcagcggcggcagcggcagcagcagcggcagcggcagcagcagcagtggcagcccCTCCCACAGCTGTGGGCTCCCTCTCTGGGGCTGAGGGGGTGCCTGTGAGCTCTCAGCCacttccctcccagccctg ctccagccctggtCTTTTCTTTTCATCCCTCTTCCCCACGACAGAAGCTCTGGCCCTGGCCATGTCATCGTGTTCCTGTGTCCCCTGCATGTTTCCCACCCTCCGCCCCCTCCTTTTGCGCGGACCCcattacaataaattttaa
- the MAZ gene encoding myc-associated zinc finger protein isoform X5, which yields MDPSNWSSFIFQGHAQNPLQVGAELQSRFFASQGCAQSPFQAAPAPPPTPQAPAAEPLQVDLLPVLAAAQESAAAAAAAAAAAAAVAAAPPTPAAASTVDTAALKQPPAPPPPPPPVSAPTAEAAPPASAATIAAAAATAVVAPTSTVAVAPVASALEKKTKSKGPYICALCAKEFKNGYNLRRHEAIHTGAKAGRVPSGAMKMPTMVPLSLLSVPQLSGAGGGGGEAGAGGGAAAVAAGGVVTTTASGKRIRKNHACEMCGKAFRDVYHLNRHKLSHSDEKPYQCPVCQQRFKRKDRMSYHVRSHDGAVHKPYNCSHCGKSFSRPDHLNSHVRQVHSTERPFKCEKCEAAFATKDRLRAHTVRHEEKVPCHVCGKMLSSAYISDHMKVHSQGPHHVCELCNKGTGEVCPMAAAAAAAAAAAAAAAAAAVAAPPTAVGSLSGAEGVPVSSQPLPSQPW from the exons atGGATCCCAGCAACTGGAGCAGCTTCATCTTCCAG GGTCACGCCCAGAACCCCCTGCAGGTCGGGGCTGAGCTCCAGTCCCGCTTCTTTGCCTCCCAGGGCTGCGCCCAGAGTCCATTCCAG GCCGCGCCGGCGCCCCCACCCACGCCCCAGGCCCCGGCGGCCGAGCCCCTCCAGGTGGACTTGCTCCCGGTTCTCGCTGCCGCCCAGGAGTCCGCCGCGGCAGCTGcggctgctgccgccgccgcggccgccgtcGCTGCTGCGCCCCCGACCCCAGCCGCCGCCTCCACAGTGGACACAGCGGCCCTGAAGCAGCCGCCGGCGCCCCCTCCGCCACCCCCGCCCGTGTCGGCTCCCACTGCCGAGGCCGCGCCCCCCGCCTCTGCTGCCACCATAGCCGCAGCGGCCGCCACCGCCGTCGTAGCCCCAACCTCGACGGTCGCCGTGGCCCCTGTCGCGTCTGCCTTGGAGAAGAAGACAAAGAGTAAGGGGCCCTACATCTGTGCTCTGTGCGCCAAGGAGTTCAAGAACGGCTACAATCTCCGGAGGCACGAAGCCATCCACACAGGAGCCAAGGCCGGCCGGGTCCCCTCGGGTGCTATGAAGATGCCCACTATGGTGCCCCTGAGCCTCCTGAGTGTGCCCCAGCTGAGCGgggccggcgggggagggggagaggctgGTGCCGGCGGCGGCGCGGCCGCAGTGGCAGCCGGTGGCGTGGTGACCACGACCGCCTCGGGAAAGCGCATCCGGAAGAACCACGCCTGCGAGATGTGCGGCAAGGCCTTCCGCGACGTCTACCACCTGAACCGACACAAGCTGTCGCACTCGGACGAGAAGCCCTACCAGTGCCCCGTGTGCCAGCAGCGCTTCAAGCGCAAGGACCGCATGAGCTACCACGTGCGCTCACATGACGGCGCTGTGCACAAGCCCTACAACTGCTCCCACTGTGGCAAGAGCTTCTCCCG GCCGGATCACCTCAACAGTCACGTCAGACAAGTGCACTCAACAGAACGGCCCTTCAAATGTGAG aaaTGTGAGGCAGCTTTTGCTACGAAGGATCGACTCCGGGCGCACACAGTACGACACGAGGAGAAGGTGCCATGTCATGTGTGTGGCAAGATGCTGAGCTCGGCTTATATTTCGGACCACATGAAGGTGCACAGCCAGGGCCCTCACCATGTCTGTGAGCTCTGCAACAAAG GTACTGGTGAAGTTTGTCcaatggcagcagcagcagcggcggcagcggcagcagcagcggcagcggcagcagcagcagtggcagcccCTCCCACAGCTGTGGGCTCCCTCTCTGGGGCTGAGGGGGTGCCTGTGAGCTCTCAGCCacttccctcccagccctggtGA
- the MAZ gene encoding myc-associated zinc finger protein isoform X1 has translation MFPVFPCTLLAPPFPVLGLDSRGVGGLMNSFPPPQGHAQNPLQVGAELQSRFFASQGCAQSPFQAAPAPPPTPQAPAAEPLQVDLLPVLAAAQESAAAAAAAAAAAAAVAAAPPTPAAASTVDTAALKQPPAPPPPPPPVSAPTAEAAPPASAATIAAAAATAVVAPTSTVAVAPVASALEKKTKSKGPYICALCAKEFKNGYNLRRHEAIHTGAKAGRVPSGAMKMPTMVPLSLLSVPQLSGAGGGGGEAGAGGGAAAVAAGGVVTTTASGKRIRKNHACEMCGKAFRDVYHLNRHKLSHSDEKPYQCPVCQQRFKRKDRMSYHVRSHDGAVHKPYNCSHCGKSFSRPDHLNSHVRQVHSTERPFKCEKCEAAFATKDRLRAHTVRHEEKVPCHVCGKMLSSAYISDHMKVHSQGPHHVCELCNKGTGEVCPMAAAAAAAAAAAAAAAAAAVAAPPTAVGSLSGAEGVPVSSQPLPSQPCSSPGLFFSSLFPTTEALALAMSSCSCVPCMFPTLRPLLLRGPHYNKF, from the exons ATGTTCCCCGTGTTCCCTTGCACGCTGCTGGCCCCCCCCTTCCCCGTGCTGGGCCTGGACTCCCGGGGGGTGGGCGGCCTCATGAACTCCTTCCCGCCACCTCAGGGTCACGCCCAGAACCCCCTGCAGGTCGGGGCTGAGCTCCAGTCCCGCTTCTTTGCCTCCCAGGGCTGCGCCCAGAGTCCATTCCAG GCCGCGCCGGCGCCCCCACCCACGCCCCAGGCCCCGGCGGCCGAGCCCCTCCAGGTGGACTTGCTCCCGGTTCTCGCTGCCGCCCAGGAGTCCGCCGCGGCAGCTGcggctgctgccgccgccgcggccgccgtcGCTGCTGCGCCCCCGACCCCAGCCGCCGCCTCCACAGTGGACACAGCGGCCCTGAAGCAGCCGCCGGCGCCCCCTCCGCCACCCCCGCCCGTGTCGGCTCCCACTGCCGAGGCCGCGCCCCCCGCCTCTGCTGCCACCATAGCCGCAGCGGCCGCCACCGCCGTCGTAGCCCCAACCTCGACGGTCGCCGTGGCCCCTGTCGCGTCTGCCTTGGAGAAGAAGACAAAGAGTAAGGGGCCCTACATCTGTGCTCTGTGCGCCAAGGAGTTCAAGAACGGCTACAATCTCCGGAGGCACGAAGCCATCCACACAGGAGCCAAGGCCGGCCGGGTCCCCTCGGGTGCTATGAAGATGCCCACTATGGTGCCCCTGAGCCTCCTGAGTGTGCCCCAGCTGAGCGgggccggcgggggagggggagaggctgGTGCCGGCGGCGGCGCGGCCGCAGTGGCAGCCGGTGGCGTGGTGACCACGACCGCCTCGGGAAAGCGCATCCGGAAGAACCACGCCTGCGAGATGTGCGGCAAGGCCTTCCGCGACGTCTACCACCTGAACCGACACAAGCTGTCGCACTCGGACGAGAAGCCCTACCAGTGCCCCGTGTGCCAGCAGCGCTTCAAGCGCAAGGACCGCATGAGCTACCACGTGCGCTCACATGACGGCGCTGTGCACAAGCCCTACAACTGCTCCCACTGTGGCAAGAGCTTCTCCCG GCCGGATCACCTCAACAGTCACGTCAGACAAGTGCACTCAACAGAACGGCCCTTCAAATGTGAG aaaTGTGAGGCAGCTTTTGCTACGAAGGATCGACTCCGGGCGCACACAGTACGACACGAGGAGAAGGTGCCATGTCATGTGTGTGGCAAGATGCTGAGCTCGGCTTATATTTCGGACCACATGAAGGTGCACAGCCAGGGCCCTCACCATGTCTGTGAGCTCTGCAACAAAG GTACTGGTGAAGTTTGTCcaatggcagcagcagcagcggcggcagcggcagcagcagcggcagcggcagcagcagcagtggcagcccCTCCCACAGCTGTGGGCTCCCTCTCTGGGGCTGAGGGGGTGCCTGTGAGCTCTCAGCCacttccctcccagccctg ctccagccctggtCTTTTCTTTTCATCCCTCTTCCCCACGACAGAAGCTCTGGCCCTGGCCATGTCATCGTGTTCCTGTGTCCCCTGCATGTTTCCCACCCTCCGCCCCCTCCTTTTGCGCGGACCCcattacaataaattttaa
- the MAZ gene encoding myc-associated zinc finger protein isoform X3 gives MFPVFPCTLLAPPFPVLGLDSRGVGGLMNSFPPPQGHAQNPLQVGAELQSRFFASQGCAQSPFQAAPAPPPTPQAPAAEPLQVDLLPVLAAAQESAAAAAAAAAAAAAVAAAPPTPAAASTVDTAALKQPPAPPPPPPPVSAPTAEAAPPASAATIAAAAATAVVAPTSTVAVAPVASALEKKTKSKGPYICALCAKEFKNGYNLRRHEAIHTGAKAGRVPSGAMKMPTMVPLSLLSVPQLSGAGGGGGEAGAGGGAAAVAAGGVVTTTASGKRIRKNHACEMCGKAFRDVYHLNRHKLSHSDEKPYQCPVCQQRFKRKDRMSYHVRSHDGAVHKPYNCSHCGKSFSRPDHLNSHVRQVHSTERPFKCEKCEAAFATKDRLRAHTVRHEEKVPCHVCGKMLSSAYISDHMKVHSQGPHHVCELCNKGFTTAAYLRIHAVKDHGLQAPRADRILCKLCSVHCKTPAQLAGHMQTHLGGAAPPVPGDAPQPQPTC, from the exons ATGTTCCCCGTGTTCCCTTGCACGCTGCTGGCCCCCCCCTTCCCCGTGCTGGGCCTGGACTCCCGGGGGGTGGGCGGCCTCATGAACTCCTTCCCGCCACCTCAGGGTCACGCCCAGAACCCCCTGCAGGTCGGGGCTGAGCTCCAGTCCCGCTTCTTTGCCTCCCAGGGCTGCGCCCAGAGTCCATTCCAG GCCGCGCCGGCGCCCCCACCCACGCCCCAGGCCCCGGCGGCCGAGCCCCTCCAGGTGGACTTGCTCCCGGTTCTCGCTGCCGCCCAGGAGTCCGCCGCGGCAGCTGcggctgctgccgccgccgcggccgccgtcGCTGCTGCGCCCCCGACCCCAGCCGCCGCCTCCACAGTGGACACAGCGGCCCTGAAGCAGCCGCCGGCGCCCCCTCCGCCACCCCCGCCCGTGTCGGCTCCCACTGCCGAGGCCGCGCCCCCCGCCTCTGCTGCCACCATAGCCGCAGCGGCCGCCACCGCCGTCGTAGCCCCAACCTCGACGGTCGCCGTGGCCCCTGTCGCGTCTGCCTTGGAGAAGAAGACAAAGAGTAAGGGGCCCTACATCTGTGCTCTGTGCGCCAAGGAGTTCAAGAACGGCTACAATCTCCGGAGGCACGAAGCCATCCACACAGGAGCCAAGGCCGGCCGGGTCCCCTCGGGTGCTATGAAGATGCCCACTATGGTGCCCCTGAGCCTCCTGAGTGTGCCCCAGCTGAGCGgggccggcgggggagggggagaggctgGTGCCGGCGGCGGCGCGGCCGCAGTGGCAGCCGGTGGCGTGGTGACCACGACCGCCTCGGGAAAGCGCATCCGGAAGAACCACGCCTGCGAGATGTGCGGCAAGGCCTTCCGCGACGTCTACCACCTGAACCGACACAAGCTGTCGCACTCGGACGAGAAGCCCTACCAGTGCCCCGTGTGCCAGCAGCGCTTCAAGCGCAAGGACCGCATGAGCTACCACGTGCGCTCACATGACGGCGCTGTGCACAAGCCCTACAACTGCTCCCACTGTGGCAAGAGCTTCTCCCG GCCGGATCACCTCAACAGTCACGTCAGACAAGTGCACTCAACAGAACGGCCCTTCAAATGTGAG aaaTGTGAGGCAGCTTTTGCTACGAAGGATCGACTCCGGGCGCACACAGTACGACACGAGGAGAAGGTGCCATGTCATGTGTGTGGCAAGATGCTGAGCTCGGCTTATATTTCGGACCACATGAAGGTGCACAGCCAGGGCCCTCACCATGTCTGTGAGCTCTGCAACAAAG GCTTCACCACGGCAGCATACCTGCGCATCCACGCGGTGAAGGACCATGGGCTCCAGGCCCCGCGGGCTGACCGCATCCTGTGCAAGCTGTGCAGCGTGCACTGCAAGACCCCTGCCCAGCTGGCCGGCCACATGCAGACCCATCTGGGGGGGGCCGCCCCCCCTGTCCCGGGAGACGCCCCCCAGCCACAGCCCACCTGCTGA
- the MAZ gene encoding myc-associated zinc finger protein isoform X4 — MFPVFPCTLLAPPFPVLGLDSRGVGGLMNSFPPPQGHAQNPLQVGAELQSRFFASQGCAQSPFQAAPAPPPTPQAPAAEPLQVDLLPVLAAAQESAAAAAAAAAAAAAVAAAPPTPAAASTVDTAALKQPPAPPPPPPPVSAPTAEAAPPASAATIAAAAATAVVAPTSTVAVAPVASALEKKTKSKGPYICALCAKEFKNGYNLRRHEAIHTGAKAGRVPSGAMKMPTMVPLSLLSVPQLSGAGGGGGEAGAGGGAAAVAAGGVVTTTASGKRIRKNHACEMCGKAFRDVYHLNRHKLSHSDEKPYQCPVCQQRFKRKDRMSYHVRSHDGAVHKPYNCSHCGKSFSRPDHLNSHVRQVHSTERPFKCEKCEAAFATKDRLRAHTVRHEEKVPCHVCGKMLSSAYISDHMKVHSQGPHHVCELCNKGTGEVCPMAAAAAAAAAAAAAAAAAAVAAPPTAVGSLSGAEGVPVSSQPLPSQPW, encoded by the exons ATGTTCCCCGTGTTCCCTTGCACGCTGCTGGCCCCCCCCTTCCCCGTGCTGGGCCTGGACTCCCGGGGGGTGGGCGGCCTCATGAACTCCTTCCCGCCACCTCAGGGTCACGCCCAGAACCCCCTGCAGGTCGGGGCTGAGCTCCAGTCCCGCTTCTTTGCCTCCCAGGGCTGCGCCCAGAGTCCATTCCAG GCCGCGCCGGCGCCCCCACCCACGCCCCAGGCCCCGGCGGCCGAGCCCCTCCAGGTGGACTTGCTCCCGGTTCTCGCTGCCGCCCAGGAGTCCGCCGCGGCAGCTGcggctgctgccgccgccgcggccgccgtcGCTGCTGCGCCCCCGACCCCAGCCGCCGCCTCCACAGTGGACACAGCGGCCCTGAAGCAGCCGCCGGCGCCCCCTCCGCCACCCCCGCCCGTGTCGGCTCCCACTGCCGAGGCCGCGCCCCCCGCCTCTGCTGCCACCATAGCCGCAGCGGCCGCCACCGCCGTCGTAGCCCCAACCTCGACGGTCGCCGTGGCCCCTGTCGCGTCTGCCTTGGAGAAGAAGACAAAGAGTAAGGGGCCCTACATCTGTGCTCTGTGCGCCAAGGAGTTCAAGAACGGCTACAATCTCCGGAGGCACGAAGCCATCCACACAGGAGCCAAGGCCGGCCGGGTCCCCTCGGGTGCTATGAAGATGCCCACTATGGTGCCCCTGAGCCTCCTGAGTGTGCCCCAGCTGAGCGgggccggcgggggagggggagaggctgGTGCCGGCGGCGGCGCGGCCGCAGTGGCAGCCGGTGGCGTGGTGACCACGACCGCCTCGGGAAAGCGCATCCGGAAGAACCACGCCTGCGAGATGTGCGGCAAGGCCTTCCGCGACGTCTACCACCTGAACCGACACAAGCTGTCGCACTCGGACGAGAAGCCCTACCAGTGCCCCGTGTGCCAGCAGCGCTTCAAGCGCAAGGACCGCATGAGCTACCACGTGCGCTCACATGACGGCGCTGTGCACAAGCCCTACAACTGCTCCCACTGTGGCAAGAGCTTCTCCCG GCCGGATCACCTCAACAGTCACGTCAGACAAGTGCACTCAACAGAACGGCCCTTCAAATGTGAG aaaTGTGAGGCAGCTTTTGCTACGAAGGATCGACTCCGGGCGCACACAGTACGACACGAGGAGAAGGTGCCATGTCATGTGTGTGGCAAGATGCTGAGCTCGGCTTATATTTCGGACCACATGAAGGTGCACAGCCAGGGCCCTCACCATGTCTGTGAGCTCTGCAACAAAG GTACTGGTGAAGTTTGTCcaatggcagcagcagcagcggcggcagcggcagcagcagcggcagcggcagcagcagcagtggcagcccCTCCCACAGCTGTGGGCTCCCTCTCTGGGGCTGAGGGGGTGCCTGTGAGCTCTCAGCCacttccctcccagccctggtGA
- the PRRT2 gene encoding proline-rich transmembrane protein 2 isoform X1: MAGSNAEVSEMKWVEESPETQGEGPGHSETGTSPLQVLAGDPHQPEALEPGSDNTGTSVDSGPKSGLAPETTETPAGAPETAQATDLSLSPGGESKANCNPKEACQEPSSKPEVSEEATADQRAQLESAALPEPASAPAPQLDPQPEPQPGSQPTPKPAPQPEPPTQEDPTPEVLTERVEEKQENGAVVPLQAGDGEVVPAPQPHLPPSTKSPPANGAPPRVLQQLVEEDRIGRAHSGRPGSPRGSLSRHPSSQLAGSGVEGGEGTQKPRDYIILAILSCFCPMWPVNIVAFAYAVMSRNSLQQGDVDGAQRLGRVAKLLSIVALVGGVLIIIASCVINLGGEWGLGIGRGGMEGLTRAALLTPAPALSCLSLPLLCLSLSCPTLLPCLCLPFPLLSHSV; encoded by the exons ATGGCAGGCAGCAACGCTGAGGTCTCCGAGATGAAGTGGGTTGAGGAGAGTCCTGAGACCCAGGGAGAAGGGCCTGGCCATTCTGAAACTGGAACTAGCCCTCTCCAGGTCCTAGCAGGGGACCCACACCAGCCAGAGGCCCTGGAGCCAGGCTCAGACAACACTGGGACCTCTGTGGACTCAGGGCCTAAGTCTGGGCTGGCTCCAGAAACCACAGAGACCCCGGCTGGGGCCCCAGAAACAGCCCAGGCCACAGATCTCAGTTTAAGCCCAGGAGGGGAATCAAAGGCCAACTGCAACCCCAAAGAAGCATGCCAAGAGCCATCATCCAAGCCAGAAGTGAGTGAAGAGGCCACTGCAGACCAGAGGGCCCAGCTGGAGTCTGCAGCCCTGCCTGAACCAGCCTCAGCGCCTGCTCCCCAGCTAGACCCCCAGCCAGAGCCCCAGCCAGGTTCCCAGCCCACCCCCAAGCCAGCTCCCCAACCAGAGCCCCCTACCCAGGAGGACCCCACCCCTGAGGTCCTGACTGAGAGGGTAGAGGAAAAGCAAGAGAATGGGGCAGTGGTCCCACTGCAGGCTGGTGATGGTGAAGTGGtcccagccccccagcctcaCTTGCCACCATCAACAAAATCCCCCCCAGCCAATGGGGCTCCCCCCCGAGTGCTGCAGCAGCTGGTTGAAGAGGATCGAATAGGAAGGGCTCACAGTGGGCGTCCAGGATCTCCCAGAGGTAGCCTGAGCCGCCACCCCAGCTCCCAGCTGGCGGGGTCTGGAGTGGAGGGGGGTGAAGGCACCCAGAAACCTCGGGACTACATCATCCTTGCCATCTTATCCTGCTTCTGCCCCATGTGGCCTGTCAACATCGTGGCCTTCGCTTATGCCGTCATG TCACGGAACAGCCTGCAGCAGGGAGATGTGGACGGGGCCCAGCGTCTGGGCCGAGTGGCCAAGCTCTTAAGCATCGTGGCGCTGGTTGGGGGGGTCCTCATCATCATCGCCTCCTGCGTCATCAACTTGGGCGGTGAGTGGGGTTTGGGGATAGGCAGGGGAGGAATGGAAGGGTTGACAAGGGCAGCTTTACTAacccctgcccctgctctctcctgtctgtcctTACCTCTCCTTTGTCTCTCCTTGTCttgccccaccctcctcccctgtctctgtctgcccttccctctcctctcccacagTGTATAA
- the PRRT2 gene encoding proline-rich transmembrane protein 2 isoform X2: MAGSNAEVSEMKWVEESPETQGEGPGHSETGTSPLQVLAGDPHQPEALEPGSDNTGTSVDSGPKSGLAPETTETPAGAPETAQATDLSLSPGGESKANCNPKEACQEPSSKPEVSEEATADQRAQLESAALPEPASAPAPQLDPQPEPQPGSQPTPKPAPQPEPPTQEDPTPEVLTERVEEKQENGAVVPLQAGDGEVVPAPQPHLPPSTKSPPANGAPPRVLQQLVEEDRIGRAHSGRPGSPRGSLSRHPSSQLAGSGVEGGEGTQKPRDYIILAILSCFCPMWPVNIVAFAYAVMSRNSLQQGDVDGAQRLGRVAKLLSIVALVGGVLIIIASCVINLGVYK; this comes from the exons ATGGCAGGCAGCAACGCTGAGGTCTCCGAGATGAAGTGGGTTGAGGAGAGTCCTGAGACCCAGGGAGAAGGGCCTGGCCATTCTGAAACTGGAACTAGCCCTCTCCAGGTCCTAGCAGGGGACCCACACCAGCCAGAGGCCCTGGAGCCAGGCTCAGACAACACTGGGACCTCTGTGGACTCAGGGCCTAAGTCTGGGCTGGCTCCAGAAACCACAGAGACCCCGGCTGGGGCCCCAGAAACAGCCCAGGCCACAGATCTCAGTTTAAGCCCAGGAGGGGAATCAAAGGCCAACTGCAACCCCAAAGAAGCATGCCAAGAGCCATCATCCAAGCCAGAAGTGAGTGAAGAGGCCACTGCAGACCAGAGGGCCCAGCTGGAGTCTGCAGCCCTGCCTGAACCAGCCTCAGCGCCTGCTCCCCAGCTAGACCCCCAGCCAGAGCCCCAGCCAGGTTCCCAGCCCACCCCCAAGCCAGCTCCCCAACCAGAGCCCCCTACCCAGGAGGACCCCACCCCTGAGGTCCTGACTGAGAGGGTAGAGGAAAAGCAAGAGAATGGGGCAGTGGTCCCACTGCAGGCTGGTGATGGTGAAGTGGtcccagccccccagcctcaCTTGCCACCATCAACAAAATCCCCCCCAGCCAATGGGGCTCCCCCCCGAGTGCTGCAGCAGCTGGTTGAAGAGGATCGAATAGGAAGGGCTCACAGTGGGCGTCCAGGATCTCCCAGAGGTAGCCTGAGCCGCCACCCCAGCTCCCAGCTGGCGGGGTCTGGAGTGGAGGGGGGTGAAGGCACCCAGAAACCTCGGGACTACATCATCCTTGCCATCTTATCCTGCTTCTGCCCCATGTGGCCTGTCAACATCGTGGCCTTCGCTTATGCCGTCATG TCACGGAACAGCCTGCAGCAGGGAGATGTGGACGGGGCCCAGCGTCTGGGCCGAGTGGCCAAGCTCTTAAGCATCGTGGCGCTGGTTGGGGGGGTCCTCATCATCATCGCCTCCTGCGTCATCAACTTGGGCG TGTATAAGTGA
- the PAGR1 gene encoding PAXIP1-associated glutamate-rich protein 1 has product MSLARGHGDTAATTAAPLSEEGEVTSGLQALAVEDTGGPSASANKAEEEGEGGQEETEREGSGAEDVQGEVPSAGGEEHAVGESEDWCVPCSDEEVELPANGQSWMPPPSEIQRLYELLAAHGTLELQAEILPRRPPTPEAQSEEERSDEEPEAKEEEEEKPHMPTEFDFDDEPMTPKDSLIDRRRTPGSSARSQKREARLDKVLSDMKRHKKLEEQILRTGRDLFSLDSEDPNSTSPQLRSSGSSLFPRQRKY; this is encoded by the exons ATGTCCCTTGCTCGGGGTCATGGAGACACTGCGGCCACCACGGCAGCGCCTCTGTCTGAAGAAGGGGAAGTGACCTCCGGTCTCCAGGCTCTGGCGGTGGAGGATACCGGAGGCCCCTCTGCCTCGGCCAATAAGGCCGAGGAAGAGggggaaggaggccaggaggAGACCGAGCGAGAGGGGTCCGGGGCCGAGGATGTGCAGGGAGAAGTCCCCAGCGCTGGGGGGGAAGAGCATGCCGTGGGAGAATCCGAGGACTGGTGCGTGCCCTGCAGCGATGAGGAGGTGGAGCTGCCCGCCAATGGGCAGTCCTGGATGCCTCCGCCCTCAGAAATCCAGCGGCTCTATGAACTGCTGGCTGCTCATGGAACGCTGGAGCTTCAGGCTGAGATCCTGCCCCGCCGGCCGCCCACGCCCGAGGCCCAAAGTGAAGAGGAGAGATCCGATGAGGAGCCGGAAgccaaagaagaggaagaggaaaa ACCACACATGCCCACAGAATTTGACTTTGATGACGAGCCAATGACACCAAAGGACTCCCTGATTGACCGGAGACGTACCCCAG GAAGCTCAGCCCGGAGCCAGAAACGAGAGGCCCGTCTGGACAAGGTCCTTTCAGACATGAAGCGACATAAGAAGCTGGAGGAACAGATCCTTCGTACTGGGAGGGACCTCTTCAGCCTAGACTCAGAGGACCCCAACTCCACCAGCCCCCAACTCCGGTCCTCTGGGAGTAGTCTCTTTCCCCGGCAGCGGAAATACTGA